The following are encoded in a window of Zymoseptoria tritici IPO323 chromosome 4, whole genome shotgun sequence genomic DNA:
- the GMC-oxred gene encoding glucose-methanol-choline oxidoreductase (secreted oxidoreductase. Probable O-glycosulated at Thr187. Pyridine nucleotide-oxidoreductase; Pyr_redox domain. FAD-containing flavoprotein. Electron transfer.Amino acid transport and metabolism. Energy production and conversion.), with protein MRYSAVWLSALLCLRTELVSAEHATGQGKRQLLNADILGAQTYDYVIVGGGTAGLAIANRLSADASITVAVIEAGSLYQVTNPLLSTFPAGDVFFVGSDPKQPLDVQPLVDWNLVTEPQAGANERKFRYARGKCLGGTSARNFMIYQRPTKGSLQQWADAVDDQSYTFDEWLPDFKRSVDFTPPGPTRATNASAEYNAAAFDSGAGPLQVSYSNYAGPFSSWVEGSLNEIGIGHAQDFNSGSLMGAQYCSSTIRPKTQSRETSQTSFLNAATTRSNLKVFSATKAKKILFDAEKKATGVRVTTALNLVGLTINARREVIVSGGAFHSPQLLMVSGIGPASTLRQHGIEVISDLAGVGQNLIDHILFGPAYRVKVDTLSRIVQDPVYLAAQVLEYAQQRGPLANPVCDFLGWEKVPNSLRESLSSSSIAELDRFDADWPEIEYLGAPGYVGAFTNLFATQPDDGYQYATILAALVAPTSVGSVTISSDDTDDLPVIDPNWLSTKTDQEVAIAAYKRVREAFASNFMKPVLADDEEYFPGPDVQTDAQILEVIRNTLQTVWHASGTCKMGRASDNMAVVDSRARVFGVTGLRVVDASSFALLPPGHPQSVVYALAEKISRHILSDD; from the exons ATGAGATACTCAGCTGTCTGGCTCAGCGCCCTGCTGTGTCTGAGAACAGAGCTCGTGTCCGCCGAACATGCCACCGGCCAGGGGAAAAGACAGCTCCTCAACGCCGATATACTCGGAGCTCAAACGTACGACTACGTGATCGTTGGAGGAGGTACCGCTGGTCTGGCCATTGCCAACAGGCTTTCTGCTGATGCT AGTATCACCGTGGCCGTCATTGAGGCTGGATCGCTGTATCAGGTCACAAATCCCTTGTTGAGCACATTTCCCGCCGGCGATGTCTTTTTCGTGGGCTCCGATCCGAAACAGCCGCTGGATGTGCAGCCTCTGGTTGACTGGAATCTTGTCACAGAGCCGCAGGCTGGTGCGAATGAGCGAAAGTTTCGCTATGCTAGAGGGAAGTGCTTGGGAGGAACAAGCGCCAGGAACTTCATGATCTACCAGCG TCCAACGAAGGGGTCGCTCCAGCAATGGGcagatgctgtcgatgaCCAGAGCTACACCTTCGACGAGTGGCTGCCAGACTTCAAGAGGAGTGTCGACTTCACACCTCCTGGTCCAACGAGGGCGACGAACGCGTCTGCAGAGTACAATGCTGCTGCGTTCGACTCTGGCGCTGGCCCGCTTCAGGTCTCATACTCCAATTATGCCGGGCCCTTCTCAAGCTGGGTCGAAGGATCGTTGAACGAGATAGGAATCGGGCACGCTCAGGACTTCAACAGCGGAAGTCTTATGGGCGCGCAATACTGCTCCTCGACCATTCGTCCGAAGACCCAGTCTCGAGAGACCTCACAAACATCGTTCTTGAACGCTGCAACAACACGCTCAAACCTGAAGGTGTTCAGCGCTACCAAGGCCAAGAAGATCCTGTTCGACGCCGAGAAGAAAGCGACGGGTGTACGAGTCACGACAGCTCTCAACTTGGTCGGTCTGACCATCAACGCGAGGCGGGAGGTCATTGTGAGCGGCGGTGCCTTCCACAGCCCTCAGCTCCTAATGGTCTCCGGTATTGGACCCGCCTCTACCCTGAGGCAGCATGGGATCGAGGTGATCTCAGATCTCGCAGGCGTCGGCCAGAACTTGATCGATCACATTCTCTTCGGTCCGGCCTACCGTGTGAAAGTGGACACACTCTCGCGAATTGTCCAAGATCCCGTCTACCTTGCTGCGCAGGTCTTGGAGTACGCTCAACAGCGTGGGCCGCTCGCCAATCCAGTGTGCGACTTCCTTGGTTGGGAAAAGGTGCCGAATTCGCTACGTGAATCGCTTTCTTCATCGTCCATAGCCGAGCTGGATCGATTTGATGCAGACTGGCCAGAGATCGAGTATCTCGGTGCGCCAGGTTACGTTGGAGCTTTCACGAATCTGTTTGCCACCCAGCCCGATGATGGCTACCAGTACGCCACCATTCTTGCGGCGCTTGTGGCACCCACGTCGGTAGGGAGTGTCACGATCAGCTCTGATGACACG GACGACTTACCCGTGATCGACCCGAATTGGCTGTCCACAAAGACTGATCAAGAGGTCGCCATCGCCGCGTACAAGCGCGTGCGTGAAGCGTTTGCCTCCAACTTCATGAAGCCAGTTCTtgccgacgacgaagagtACTTTCCCGGTCCCGATGTTCAAACTGATGCGCAGATCCTGGAAGTCATTCGTAACACGTTGCAAACTGTATGGCACGCTAGCGGCACTTGCAAGATGGGAAGAGCTTCGGACAATATGGCCGTGGTGGACAGTCGTGCGCGGGTCTTTGGAGTGACCGGTCTGAGAGTCGTCGATgcttcttctttcgcccttcTGCCTCCTGGCCATCCTCAGTCGGTCGTCTATGCTTTGGCAGAGAAGATATCGAGACACATCTTGAGTGATGACTGA
- the GTA gene encoding GTA glutaminase A (glutaminase A, might be related to protein 47167): MNLPILLLCTLATLAAGQSSTFSPLRPPAIPLAVRSPYMSTWQRAGSDGGNGGYLAGQWPTFWPGQVTGWTGMIRVDNSTYTWMGAPKDVPELVTQTAFEYTSTRSIFTMTAGPVQMKITFLSNVTPDDLQRSSLPYSYMDVEVHSLDDGEHSVQIYSDISAEWVSGDRGAVAEWSYGDIGTDPAISYHKVFRQQQLEFAQVDDQAEWGNWYFATANTAGVTFQSGSDVDVRGGFIDNGILSNTKDTNYRPINQDYPVFGYARDFGKVGSETQDILFQLSLHQENCMQFQGQKDTVAKVPCLWNSYFANETEAVAHFYNDYSDAKSLASDFDSKVSKDSEAAGGSDYASLTTLAARQAFGAIEFTNNPTDILVFMKEISSNGNINTVDVIFPFHPIALYTNPNILKWLLDPLYINQESGNWPNTYSIHDIGASFPNATGHSDGNAESMPLEECGNMLIMTLAYAQRSKDTDYLAKHYDILKQWTGYLVDEALIPAEQISTDDFAGPAVNQTNLALKGIIGISAMAQIATLTSHSADADNYTSIASSYISQWQDLAISKDASPPHATFQYGNESSYSLLYNLYADEELGLGLVPKEVYDLQSEFYPTKFEQYGVPLDTRHPAGYTKDDWQLFCAAVASKDTKDMFTKTIAKWLGETLTSLAMGDLHETVSGDYPAGLQFAARPVAGGYFAFLALDSAPSE; encoded by the exons ATGAATTTGCCCATTCTTCTCTTGTGCACCTTGGCCACATTGGCCGCAGGTCAATCCTCAACTTTCTCTCCTTTGAGACCGCCTGCAATTCCATTAGCAGTGAGGTCGCCTTACATGTCAACTTGGCAACGAGCCGGCAGCGATGGAGGGAATGGAGGCTACCTCGCTGGACAGTGGCCCACATTTTGGCCTGGCCAAGTGACAGGGTGGACCGGAATGATCCGAGTCGACAACTCGACTTACACCTGGATGGGTGCTCCGAAGGACGTTCCAGAGCTCGTTACCCAGACTGCATTCGAGTACACTTCTACGCGCTCGATCTTCACCATGACAGCAGGCCCTGTGCAAATGAAGATCACCTTCTTGTCCAACGTCACTCCTGATGATCTCCAAAGATCTTCGTTGCCTTATTCTTACATGGACGTTGAGGTGCATTCGCTCGATGACGGAGAGCATTCTGTTCAGATCTACTCGGACATCTCTGCCGAATGGGTATCTGGCGATAGAGGTGCAGTGGCTGAGTGGTCATATGGTGACATCGGTACCGACCCGGCGATCTCATACCACAAGGTGtttcgacaacaacaactcgAGTTTGCGCAGGTAGACGACCAGGCAGAATGGGGAAATTG GTACTTCGCTACCGCCAACACCGCTGGTGTCACATTTCAATCCGGgtcggatgtcgatgtcagAGGTGGCTTCATCGATAATGGGATTCTGTCCAACACCAAAGACACAAACTATCGTCCCATCAATCAAGACTATCCGGTCTTTGGTTATGCAAGAGACTTCGGGAAAGTCGGATCAGAGACTCAGGATATTCTATTCCAGCTCAGTCTGCACCAAGAAAACTGCATGCAGTTCCAAGGACAAAAAGATACCGTAGCAAAGGTCCCATGTCTGTGGAATAGCTACTTCGCCAATGAGACCGAAGCA GTTGCCCATTTCTATAATGACTACTCCGACGCAAAGTCACTCGCCTCGGACTTCGACTCCAAGGTCTCGAAAGACTCCGAAGCCGCAGGTGGTTCTGATTACGCCAGCCTGACTACTCTTGCTGCCCGGCAAGCCTTTGGCGCGATCGAGTTCACCAACAATCCCACGgacatcctcgtcttcatgAAGGAGATTAGTTCAAACGGAAACATCAACACGGTAGATGTCATCTTCCCATTTCACCCCATCGCCCTCTACACGAATCCAAATATCTTGAAATGGCTGCTTGATCCCTTGTACATCAACCAAGAATCAG GCAACTGGCCGAACACTTACTCGATCCACGACATAGGTGCCAGCTTCCCGAACGCCACCGGTCACAGCGATGGCAACGCAGAGTCAATGCCCTTGGAAGAATGCGGCAACATGCTAATCATGACACTCGCTTACGCACAGCGATCCAAAGACACCGACTATCTCGCCAAACACTACGACATCCTCAAGCAATGGACCGGATACCTTGTCGACGAAGCTCTCATTCCTGCCGAACAAATCAGCACAGATGACTTTGCAGGCCCGGCCGT CAACCAAACGAACCTCGCCCTCAAAGGCATAATCGGCATCTCCGCAATGGCGCAAATCGCAACCCTAACCTCTCACTCCGCCGACGCAGATAACTACACCTCCATCGCATCCTCCTACATTTCCCAATGGCAAGACTTAGCCATCTCCAAGGacgcttctcctccgcaCGCCACTTTCCAGTACGGCAACGAGTCGTCGTACTCTCTGCTGTACAATCTCTACGCGGATGAAGAATTGGGACTCGGACTGGTGCCGAAGGAGGTGTATGATTTGCAGAGCGAGTTCTACCCGACGAAGTTCGAGCAATATGGCGTGCCGCTTGATACCAGGCATCCTGCTGGGTACACCAAAG ATGACTGGCAGCTCTTTTGCGCGGCGGTCGCGTCGAAGGACACCAAGGACATGTTCACCAAGACGATCGCAAAGTGGTTAGGTGAGACGTTGACGAGTTTGGCGATGGGAGACTTGCATGAGACTGTCAGTGGGGACTATCCTGCTGGGCTTCAATTC GCTGCGCGACCGGTCGCGGGCGGATACTTCGCGTTTCTGGCCTTGGACAGTGCGCCGAGCGAGTGA